One Fusobacterium perfoetens DNA window includes the following coding sequences:
- a CDS encoding YbaN family protein has protein sequence MIKKNIFIILGVISLIFGTVGIIIPLLPTTPFYLLSAYFFSKSSEKFHKFLLNNKVCGGYIKDYYERKGITLKNKINALVLLTLSISVSILRIKNLHLQIFLGLVFICVSFHILKIRTLR, from the coding sequence ATGATTAAAAAAAATATTTTTATAATATTAGGGGTAATATCTTTGATTTTTGGAACAGTTGGGATAATAATACCACTACTTCCAACAACACCTTTTTATCTTTTGAGTGCTTATTTTTTTAGTAAATCTTCTGAAAAATTTCACAAGTTTTTATTAAATAATAAAGTTTGTGGGGGATATATAAAGGACTATTATGAGAGAAAAGGAATTACTTTGAAAAACAAAATAAATGCTTTAGTTCTTTTAACATTGAGTATTAGTGTATCAATATTGAGAATAAAAAATTTACATCTTCAGATTTTTCTTGGATTGGTATTTATATGTGTGAGTTTTCATATTTTGAAAATCCGCACTTTAAGATAG
- a CDS encoding TonB-dependent receptor → MKKIMILALIASASAYSATEIQLDKTVVSSTTGFEKPIVEENKNIILITSEDISKKQYTDVESILRDTPNVVIQETEFGPVVNLRGSGERSMSRVKTMVDGVTITPLEEAMGTLPINSIPVGAIEKIEIIPGGGATLYGSGTTGGVVNIITKSNARKDFINADVKYGSFATKDTGIAFGQNITDNLYVNFAGQYVDKNGYRENEELESKSFNGGFDYKINDKHRVKFQSTYYDDEGTSSTAVENSILEHNRKKAGDNISSDSTRESFALDYEYKPLDNFTFYATAFKTKYERNFIQDDLMGKEQVAEMIKSNMPSKPELDTIKNSLKITDDVKGTMTGNFIEKTEGIKLKSKYDYSRGSLVFGYDYTATNLKRNSLVNTDSFTGKVMGMNFNAIFKTDTFVDMNKDTHALYTLNDYKLTDRLNLITGLRYEYSKYNGNRLTNTKPNINVEFKPGSGIYNPMSISVPSKTSEVDRTIDNFAGEIGLNYKYSDTGNIYSRYERGFISPLPTQLTNKINNGKSTEYQDSNLDSETIDSIEFGVKDFIGNSYVSATIFASQTNDKIATLDRNSDNPATKLWRFVNIGKTRRIGTEFYSEQYFDKLTLNQSISYVDAKITKVGNVNDGESYLQKGDKVPMVSDWKITLGADYNLTDRLSFGANYTYNSGYEKRELAESGKTPKTIKTSGYGVTDAYIRYNVSDYFTLKGGINNLFNEEYNYYETSTTSIPAPERNYYISGSFTF, encoded by the coding sequence ATGAAAAAAATTATGATTCTTGCTCTTATAGCTTCAGCTAGTGCTTATTCAGCCACAGAAATACAACTTGATAAAACTGTTGTTTCTTCTACAACTGGATTTGAAAAACCGATAGTTGAAGAAAATAAAAATATTATTCTTATCACTTCTGAAGATATCTCTAAAAAACAATACACTGATGTAGAAAGTATTTTAAGAGATACTCCAAATGTAGTTATTCAAGAAACTGAATTTGGACCTGTGGTTAATCTAAGAGGAAGTGGAGAACGTTCAATGAGCAGAGTAAAAACTATGGTTGATGGTGTTACTATTACTCCTTTAGAAGAGGCTATGGGAACTTTGCCTATTAACTCTATTCCTGTTGGTGCTATTGAAAAAATTGAGATTATTCCTGGAGGAGGAGCTACTTTATATGGAAGTGGAACTACTGGAGGAGTTGTAAATATTATTACAAAATCAAATGCTAGAAAAGATTTTATAAATGCTGATGTAAAATATGGTTCTTTTGCTACTAAAGATACTGGCATTGCTTTTGGTCAAAATATTACTGATAATCTTTATGTAAATTTTGCTGGTCAATATGTAGATAAAAATGGTTACAGAGAAAATGAAGAACTTGAATCAAAAAGTTTTAACGGTGGATTTGATTATAAAATAAATGATAAACATAGGGTTAAATTCCAATCAACTTATTATGACGATGAGGGAACAAGCTCAACAGCTGTAGAAAATTCTATCCTAGAACACAATAGAAAAAAAGCTGGAGATAATATTTCTTCTGATTCAACGAGAGAATCTTTTGCTTTAGATTATGAATATAAACCCCTTGATAATTTTACTTTCTATGCTACTGCTTTTAAAACAAAGTATGAAAGAAATTTTATTCAAGATGATTTAATGGGCAAAGAACAAGTAGCTGAAATGATAAAATCAAATATGCCTTCTAAGCCAGAACTGGACACAATAAAAAATAGTTTAAAGATAACTGATGATGTAAAAGGAACAATGACTGGAAACTTTATAGAAAAAACTGAGGGAATTAAACTAAAATCAAAATATGATTATAGTAGGGGAAGTTTAGTTTTTGGTTATGATTATACAGCTACTAATTTGAAAAGAAATAGTTTAGTAAATACTGATTCTTTCACTGGAAAAGTAATGGGTATGAATTTTAATGCCATATTTAAAACTGATACCTTTGTAGATATGAATAAAGATACTCACGCTTTATATACTTTAAACGATTATAAATTAACTGACAGATTAAATCTAATAACAGGTTTAAGATATGAATATTCAAAATATAATGGAAATAGATTAACAAATACTAAACCAAATATTAATGTTGAATTTAAACCAGGTTCTGGAATATATAATCCTATGTCTATATCTGTTCCTTCAAAAACTTCTGAAGTAGATAGAACTATTGATAACTTTGCTGGAGAAATTGGACTTAATTATAAATACAGTGACACTGGAAATATTTATTCAAGATATGAAAGAGGATTTATCTCTCCACTTCCAACACAACTTACAAATAAAATAAACAATGGAAAATCAACAGAATATCAAGATAGTAATCTTGATTCAGAAACTATTGATAGTATCGAATTTGGTGTAAAAGATTTTATTGGAAATTCTTATGTTTCAGCTACAATTTTTGCATCTCAAACAAATGATAAGATAGCTACTCTTGATAGAAATTCTGATAACCCAGCTACAAAACTTTGGAGATTTGTAAATATTGGAAAAACTAGAAGAATAGGAACTGAATTTTATTCTGAACAATATTTTGATAAATTAACTCTTAATCAATCTATTTCTTACGTAGATGCTAAAATAACTAAAGTTGGCAATGTAAATGATGGAGAAAGTTATCTTCAAAAAGGGGATAAAGTTCCTATGGTTTCAGATTGGAAAATTACTTTGGGAGCAGATTATAATTTAACTGACAGATTATCTTTTGGAGCAAATTATACATACAACAGTGGATATGAAAAAAGAGAGCTTGCTGAAAGTGGTAAAACTCCTAAAACTATAAAGACTTCAGGATATGGAGTTACTGATGCCTATATTAGATATAATGTAAGTGATTATTTCACTCTAAAAGGTGGTATAAATAATCTATTCAATGAAGAATATAATTATTATGAAACTTCTACAACATCTATCCCAGCTCCCGAAAGAAATTATTATATCTCTGGAAGTTTCACTTTCTAG